The nucleotide window TGATAACGATACGCATACAATTTCATATTCCAACACAAAATGAGAATAAATAGTAAACAGTCAAAATGAAGGTCAAGTCATACAAACAAGTTACTAGTGGTGGAAATTTACTTGGTAACTTTTACTCAACTATTATGCAGAAACAGGAACTGAACGATATGTGATACTTCTACTCCACAATTGGTAAAGTATGCACTTTTTTCGCCACAATTATTTGACAGATATAGTAAAGATTAAGACTTAACACTTATCTAATACATTCATTGTTAATGTGAAACCACTAGTTCTCAGCCATTTACTCCTTTATCCTTATAATATTATAGTTCACCAGTGTCTGGTTTGGGTCCTATGTAACATTTCTGCTGCCCTTTGCAGTTTCACTAAAGAGACATTTCCCCTGTaaactatttcatttttttatttcacatggtTTAATTTTAACCAAAGAGCTAAAACTCACAAAATCTAATTTTCTGTCATGTAAACTGCAGACACAAAAATAGGCTGGACTAGGTGCAATCTGCAATAGTTACCCCAAATGGTGAAAAACAGATGTTAAAGTTCAGAATAAACGTCAACTTTGCTAAGACCAATCGCTGAGATTCAATACTACTACGCCTTTCATGGTGGAGAAGAATACTTTCCTACATTTTTAGGACCTTTGAGTCTTTTTGCACTGGCTAATTTCATAAGAAAATGTACCTGTAAGTTCTTCTTTAAAtgcacaataaaatatatacaaagatTTGTCACAATCAATAAGGCAATCCTTATGTTGATTGGTGACTctaaatattaaagttaaattaacTCTTCATgcttaacaaataaaaacaaattcaagagAGGACTTGAAAAGTTGTcatatctatctctctcttcttctctcttcacaGTGTGTGCAGGCCACAACCTGAAGTCACTCTGGTCCCCCGGTGGGCTGCTCTCATGTGTCGATGGCACAACAGCACTCTCAAGTGGCTCATACTGCACAACAGGTCCTGCtatgtttgtgttctgtttAATTTAGGATAAGCCTTTTCAATTTATTATGTGAAACTTTGGcctttacacatttttttttcctgtttcaaaattaaaatgtggAAAATCCTTTATTCAAATTTGAGACTAAAAAGATTTGTTCAGCATTTACTAAAAGTCAGCTCCTGTGTGAAAACAGAATATCTGCACAAATAAATGTACCTCTCAACTTCTCTGTCAGGTTTTCATAACTTGTCCTTTGTGGCTGCCTTGAGAGGTGATCTGGTTTCCTCAGCAGCTCTGTTTGCAGCATTAACATCtcctcacttttatttattgtttttttaaactgtactTTGGTCACTGTTGGGGACTGACAAGAGTGGGGACAAAGTTCACAGGGCGCATGtaaggaggagggggtgaagaggaggaaggttaaaaaaaagaaaagaaaaaaataaaattgaccTTTGAAAGCAAAACAGCAGGTGGAGAGCTAAAACCAAGCAGCTCAGGACACGTCGGGAGGAAATTCTACAACGAGGAAAATGAAAGTTGAAATTCTGTGGAGCTGAAGTGGGACTACGGCTATAATGAGACCCAACGCTGGCTGGCCGGCCGTCCTTTGAGCGTGGTAGTGCACATGACAGCAGTGTTTGTTTGCGAAGCAGTAGCGAGGTAAGGCATCAGACtaatggagggagaggagacggcCAGGGCAGCCATGCCGAGGCCGAGCCGTCTGACCTCTCTTCAGGAGCAGATGATCTGGGCCCTGCTGGAATCTGGACTGTCCCGGGACGTCCTGGTCCAAGCCCTGGGGGAACTGGAGCAGGACAGGACAAGTGCTGGTGctgaaaagggagagaggggggacgGCGAGAGctcagaggaaggagaaatgGATTTCCCACCGCCTATATTCCgagagctggagaagctttCCCCAGAGGAGGCGGCCAAACTGAGGGTTGAAGTCGACCAGCTCCTGCAGTAAGTAGATCCCAGCACTTCTCTGGTAGCTCCATGACAACAGCCAAATTGCCATAATCTCTCACCTACTGCTGTTCTCACACAGCAATTTGTCTGTGCCTCCCAATAGGAACTGATTAGTTACATTTGAAAATGCCTCAGCTCACCATCACCCTTGTTTAAGTATACCCCctctgtttctttcatttcctgcaCCATTGCAACGAAGCATGTGAGAGTGGAATCAACAAGTTTACCTGTCAACCcctcttttttcttctaaatctcttctctctctttaccaattcctccctccttctcctgcttctctgtccctctctctctcgctctctgcaaTCTGGCTTCTGAGGCGAATTTAAAGAGGGTTCCTCCTATGCTGGTTACTAATTACCCACCCCCATCATTATTCTCCGGACATTTCTTAATAAATAAGTTACATGCATAGGTGAAGATTAATGGAGGAGGGCTGGTCAGGAGAGTTCATGTTTACACAACGCACTAGTGATATTTCTACATTACAAGACCTGATTTGTAATATTTGGAATGTACGGATTGGATAAGAGATGTTAATCTTTCACAaagtaataaaatgttattttgcttCTCAAATACCTAAAATATATAACTGAGATGAATTTAAATCAGTAAAATTTGGGAATTTGgctgttttgtgtattttcaccGCTCCTGACTCGACAGTTAGAAAGCTTCAAATGAGGCTTTATAAACCTTTTACATGTTTTTCCTCTCCAGTGATCTAAAAGGTCTGGACTTTGCCCCTTGTGTGCTTTCCcttatctctctctgtcaatAAGCCTCCCTATACTTCCGTCTCAGTGGCCACACTTTgtgtcaaatgtaaaaaagaaaagctgtaCCTGCTAAGCACTTTCCTAGAAGGGATTTCATTGTTACAAACAACCAGGAAAATATTGGGGGAAATCTTTAAGGATATGCTTCATTCAAATAATTTTAATTCTAGGAGGATATAGGAGGCAAATGCACTCAAAAAATATCTTTCTCTAATAGGGAGGACCCCTGGCATGTTGCAAAAATTGTGAAAAGCTACATGCAGCAGCACAATCTCCCTCAGAGAGAGGTGGTGGAGTCCACAGGGCTCAACCAGTCCCACCTCTCCCAGCACCTCAACAAGGGCACGCCAATGAAGAACCAGAAGAGAGCGTCTCTGTACAGCTGGTACGTCAAGAAGCAGGGCGAGATCAGCCAGCGTGAGTACTGAAGCAGatgtggagctgcagagacacaagtTTCTGCTTTCACCCACtgatcacatttcacacacgcacatattttcacacactcatcaaatatcagtcctctaggAGACTGAggccaaaagaaaaacacagtgcCATTTTTCTTCCAGAATTTACCAATGCCAAACATGGCATTGCATCGTTGGATGAgcaagaggaggtgaagaaaggaCGGAGGAACAGATTCAAGTGGGGTCCGGCATCCCTGCAGATCCTTTTCCATGCCTACGAACGACAGAAGAACCCCAgcaaggaggagagagaggggttggTGGAGGAGTGTAACAGGTGATATATAGTGAAGACAACACTAGCCCTAATGCCCCTGGTATCTGATCTCATGCAGCTTGCATTTCTAGATCACAATAAATACTCATGACTAAATCAGCAAAGGTTTAAGTTATGGGGGGAAAAGAGTTtgcagtggaaaaaaacaaatggcatTATATCTTTTCTGAAGAAATGCTGCTAAAATCCACTTGGTACCATACACTGTCTATGAAAGGTTTGGTATATGTAACGTCACCTCTTCTAAATGGAGACCCACCCACTTCAAATCAGCCAGGAGAGCTCCAGCAaatgaaacaaatacagaaatcgAAAGCTGATGTGACTTtaggagaaagaaaaggtgttaatgccaaaaaaaaaaaaaaaaaggtgattgaAAAATAGGTTGTTGTCATCTGtaacatttacaaaacagtGGTTGGTAGTGGTGGTGACTCGTGATAGTGGTGGCCACGTATCATGGACTATAATGACAATAAGATTGCTAGATATACCTACTCATATATTCTACCATTACTGTCAATACTCAAATTCATCTCAAtctgacattttcttatgtataaataataacattgaCAGACCtctccattatgctacaaactgtttcttctaatcaatgttttAGATGTCGTgatttttgttgatgtgttcagctaCATACGTAGCTAATTTCAACATTAGACTTTCAACTATCATAACTATGAATGAACAATTATATGATTCAAAATGGCTAAGCCTGTTACATATGTGGAGACCGGCTGGagtcattattatttcaaagtactaAAACTTATTGTCTGGACTAGCTTAGTTtagttaatttagttatttttacctCAAATCTGAAgacaaaaatgtacaaaaaacgTTTGTGTTCCTGGTAGGTTTGTATGGTGCAAATGCAGACACCTACTGTATGTTAAGCAACCGTAGGTCATACTCATGgtggtttgtaaaaaaaatctcataCAGAATGAGCTAAAGTCTCAGTCTGTATGTCCCCCTTGTCTCAGGGCAGAGTGTATCCAGAGAGGAGTCTCCCCCTCTCAGCTTGCTGGATTGGGCTCCAACCTGGTTACTGAAGTTCGGGTGTACAACTGGTTTGCAAACCGCAGAAAAGAGGAGGCCTTCCGTCACAAACTGGCCCTCGACACGCCTTTCACCAACCAATCTGCCTCATCCTCTAACCTCAACCTTTCAAGCCCGGACCATGGTAATACCCTGACACGCTTCAGACAAGCACAAACAGGTTAAAAGGACAAAGTGAAATTCAGGATTATGAGGGTTCTGTTACACAAAGTTAGACTTCCCATGGCCAGATCTCTGGATGCCGTCTTCTTAGGGACTGACTCCATTTGTATTCCAGGTGTGAAATACAGCCAGCAAATCCTGTGTGACACTATGAGCTCAGCCAGGGGtagcggaggagagagagtgggccGTCTACTGGTCAGCCCTGTCCAACTGGAGCCCAGCCACACACTCCTCGAGACGCATAACCACAAGCCTGTGAGAGAATGTGAAATGGTTCCTGTCCACATTAGTTTATGGTGTATAGTACCTGTGTGCTGCTGCCATGACCATCAAGTTGTCCTCTTGTCTTAGGTGTCCAGCAGTGGCCCACTGCCGCCAGTAAGCACTCTGACCTCCCTCCACagtctgtcttcctcctctgcttcttcccAGAGCCTCATCATGGCCTCACTGCCCAGCGTCATGAGCCTGGGGGAGTCCTCACTCCTCATTGGTAACATTTGCTCTCAAGTCTCATTTCTGTCCCACGtaagtaaataaagaaaaaaatctcaaaaccATGTTTTCACATCTTGATTCACAGGTTTAGCCTCCACGCAGCCGCAGGCCGTACCCATCATAAACAATGTGGGGGGTGGTTTCACAACGCTTCAGCCAATCTcattccagcagcagcttcaagCCTCTTCACAGCTGCCAATATCACACCTTCAGAGCCATATGTGTGCCAGTCCGTTCATGGCCACCATGACACAGCTGCCCTGTCACAGTAAGGCTACAGCAATGCAATGAGATGAGTTAAACATGCTAGGTGAGTGCAGAGTTATTAATCTGTACAACGTTTCAGTGTACAGCAAGTCCGATTCACCACAGTACCACACGTCCAGTCTGCTGTCACAAACCATGGTCATCACTGACGGCAGCAGCCTGGGGAATCTGACCAGCCTCTCCACTGTCAGGCCGGTAAGAAGAAAGGGTTCATagcaatatttagtattaaatGATTTTCACacgttttcattcattcatcttttgCTTAGATTCTAACCGAGGATCCTGAGGAACAGACGGACCCGAATTTACAGGAAGAGTCTCTGCACCTGCAGCCTCACACACCTGTGCCAGGTACGCACCTGTAAATAAGGGTGTATTCCCCGACATCTCCATCCTGATACATGATGGATTGACTACTAATTACGTAAATATTAACAAGCCATCCTACCTAGTGTGAATTGTTGACCATTCCCACACTACATTTAtcattgatgtatttttttaatggatAAAATTACAATAGATATGAATTCGAGAATTTTTGATGTTCTGCAATAATGTGTTAACACCTAAGATTTTAAACATTTGgggaaaacatttgttttcatctcctAAATTAGATGAAAGAATTAATATCACTCTCGTTTCTGCTCATCTAATATGACTCGGATGGCAGCAGATGGGTTGCTTGGCTTCTTTAGCTGTCTGACAACCTCAGGATGACAGCAACAATCCAAGGAATAACAACTTCTGCTCAAGAAATAATCTGAAACTACAAAAAAGCTTGCACATCCAAACTTGGTAAACACTAGGTGTTGAAAGAAGTGACAATCCCCGTGTTCAAGATCCCACAAATGTAATTAAGTAAAGCCCCTTCTTCAAATGTGACCTACTAGAAATAATCAGGGAATAACatggttttaaaatgtcagtgtgtgtaaaaattaaaaacaatttttgtAGTTGGtggttttcttttaaatcttcaGTAAGGGTCAGGATAGTTGTCTCCCCGTTTCGAGTCTTACAGAGAATATCCCCAGGCTCCACCAATGAATGAGTAGTATAGATTTTCTCAACTTACTCATCAAGAAAACAAAGACTGACTTAATTCTCTGCCCAGGTTGACAATATTTGGTTTTACCTATTAGTAGAAAACCGCTGTTATGTCCTACATTAATGTCCACACAGCTTTTAGTGCTCTTTTCTTCTATGAGGCACTGgaaggaaacatttaaaactcaTTTTGCCAAAAGCTTTGCCGTCCAAATAAACCTAGTTTTCAATGTTTCGTCAGCTGCATCTTCCCAGAGCCTGGAGCTGTACCCTGCGTCTCAGACGACAGACAGTCACCAGTCTCATCTCCTCTCACCTTCACCAACAGATATCAGCTCCTACATCCCTACACAAATGGTCTCCACAGCACAGTAGCAGTGCTCAGGTAATGCAGGGCCTCCTCACTATGAGTTGGACTGATAGAGTTTTGTGATGAGCAGCTACCTCTGGGGTACGTCTCCAGAGAAACCTGGAGCCGGGGGCTGAGGAGGACGATTCAGCTTTGATGTTTCAAAGACTCTCTGACTCGACTGTAAAAGGAACAAGGATCCACATTAGAGAAGATTTAATACAAGAGACAATCAACTGAAAAATCAAcagcaaaatgtatttttatccaacttttttgtattattcagtAATGGACAATTTGTAATCCACACTTTacccacatttttattatttctttttatctctgccttcaaatgtgttttcacacttCAATGAGTCTCTTTCATGACAAATTGTGGTAATTTCCAGTATAACCATGgcaataatattaaaatattttgaattatatCTCATCCAATTATTGCATGCTTGTGACAGAATATGGCAGAAtggaacacagacagacaaacttCCTCGAACATTTAAAGGTTATGCATTAGAAATTCAGTTAGAAGTTTCTTCCATTCcgtttccttctctcttctttttcctcttccttttaactttgacttgtttgtgttcctgttCTGAGTTCCCATGCTCATTGTTGCTTTTAGCATTTACTTGAGAACTTGCAGTGTCAACCTGTGCACTTTCCTCCTGatcctgtttcctctttttctttttcttcacaaCATggccctcttctccctctgcaactatcttctttttctttattattccTGAGCAGGGAGGCTCCGTTGAGGGAGGTGAACGTGTCGAGGGCAGTGTCAAAGAGGGCAAGAGATCTTTGAGCGACACAGCTGCCTCTCTCAACCTTGCTTCCATCTCACTGTCGCTGTCACTATGAAGGACAGAAAAATCATCATGATGTATTTACAggtacaaaaaaatatatatcaacatttttgatgaaaatacaaataaaataaaaattatagtGAGTAAGAACCTTGAGCTAGGAGCTGGCCGACGCCTCACCAGAGCTGGAGGCTCCTCCACTGTCTGTCCTGGGATGGATGTAGAAAACAAACGAAatcctgaaaaaaaataatcctcaTTAGCCCTGCTTTAAAAGAAGACTGCATAAAACTCATAAAAGCAGTAAAGGTTGAAAAGCAAGAGAAACGTAACCTTCACCATCAGCATCATCGCAATTTGCTGATTCCACACAAGATGAAGACTTGGTTTGCGTTTCTGAAATATgacttaaaaaaacatacatagaACAAATGAGGTGAGAAAGCTGTTGCAACCTGAACTCACATTTATGTGAAACTTTTGAGAAA belongs to Platichthys flesus chromosome 3, fPlaFle2.1, whole genome shotgun sequence and includes:
- the c3h12orf43 gene encoding protein CUSTOS isoform X4, which translates into the protein MAASVKKMVGVSDESSSSSDDEALRRCQEAVWETRAVPEKEDNNVKQSKRIVVAEHEHDGNELQVSQGFRTHVAKKLGHLLDSHISETQTKSSSCVESANCDDADGFRLFSTSIPGQTVEEPPALVRRRPAPSSSDSDSEMEARLREAAVSLKDLLPSLTLPSTRSPPSTEPPCSGIIKKKKIVAEGEEGHVVKKKKKRKQDQEESAQVDTASSQVNAKSNNEHGNSEQEHKQVKVKRKRKKKREGNGMEETSN
- the c3h12orf43 gene encoding protein CUSTOS isoform X1; this encodes MAASVKKMVGVSDESSSSSDDEALRRCQEAVWETRAVPEKEDNNVKQSKRIVVAEHEHDGNELQVSQGFRTHVAKKLGHLLDRYIFSKVSHKCEFRLQQLSHLICSMYVFLSHISETQTKSSSCVESANCDDADGEGFRLFSTSIPGQTVEEPPALVRRRPAPSSSDSDSEMEARLREAAVSLKDLLPSLTLPSTRSPPSTEPPCSGIIKKKKIVAEGEEGHVVKKKKKRKQDQEESAQVDTASSQVNAKSNNEHGNSEQEHKQVKVKRKRKKKREGNGMEETSN
- the hnf1a gene encoding hepatocyte nuclear factor 1-alpha isoform X1, giving the protein MEGEETARAAMPRPSRLTSLQEQMIWALLESGLSRDVLVQALGELEQDRTSAGAEKGERGDGESSEEGEMDFPPPIFRELEKLSPEEAAKLRVEVDQLLQEDPWHVAKIVKSYMQQHNLPQREVVESTGLNQSHLSQHLNKGTPMKNQKRASLYSWYVKKQGEISQQFTNAKHGIASLDEQEEVKKGRRNRFKWGPASLQILFHAYERQKNPSKEEREGLVEECNRAECIQRGVSPSQLAGLGSNLVTEVRVYNWFANRRKEEAFRHKLALDTPFTNQSASSSNLNLSSPDHGVKYSQQILCDTMSSARGSGGERVGRLLVSPVQLEPSHTLLETHNHKPVSSSGPLPPVSTLTSLHSLSSSSASSQSLIMASLPSVMSLGESSLLIGLASTQPQAVPIINNVGGGFTTLQPISFQQQLQASSQLPISHLQSHMCASPFMATMTQLPCHMYSKSDSPQYHTSSLLSQTMVITDGSSLGNLTSLSTVRPILTEDPEEQTDPNLQEESLHLQPHTPVPAASSQSLELYPASQTTDSHQSHLLSPSPTDISSYIPTQMVSTAQ
- the c3h12orf43 gene encoding protein CUSTOS isoform X2 produces the protein MAASVKKMVGVSDESSSSSDDEALRRCQEAVWETRAVPEKEDNNVKQSKRIVVAEHEHDGNELQVSQGFRTHVAKKLGHLLDRYIFSKVSHKCEFRLQQLSHLICSMYVFLSHISETQTKSSSCVESANCDDADGFRLFSTSIPGQTVEEPPALVRRRPAPSSSDSDSEMEARLREAAVSLKDLLPSLTLPSTRSPPSTEPPCSGIIKKKKIVAEGEEGHVVKKKKKRKQDQEESAQVDTASSQVNAKSNNEHGNSEQEHKQVKVKRKRKKKREGNGMEETSN
- the hnf1a gene encoding hepatocyte nuclear factor 1-alpha isoform X3, producing the protein MEGEETARAAMPRPSRLTSLQEQMIWALLESGLSRDVLVQALGELEQDRTSAGAEKGERGDGESSEEGEMDFPPPIFRELEKLSPEEAAKLRVEVDQLLQEDPWHVAKIVKSYMQQHNLPQREVVESTGLNQSHLSQHLNKGTPMKNQKRASLYSWYVKKQGEISQQFTNAKHGIASLDEQEEVKKGRRNRFKWGPASLQILFHAYERQKNPSKEEREGLVEECNRAECIQRGVSPSQLAGLGSNLVTEVRVYNWFANRRKEEAFRHKLALDTPFTNQSASSSNLNLSSPDHGVKYSQQILCDTMSSARGSGGERVGRLLVSPVQLEPSHTLLETHNHKPVSSSGPLPPVSTLTSLHSLSSSSASSQSLIMASLPSVMSLGESSLLIGLASTQPQAVPIINNVGGGFTTLQPISFQQQLQASSQLPISHLQSHMCASPFMATMTQLPCHMYSKSDSPQYHTSSLLSQTMVITDGSSLGNLTSLSTVRPILTEDPEEQTDPNLQEESLHLQPHTPVPDGLLGFFSCLTTSG
- the hnf1a gene encoding hepatocyte nuclear factor 1-alpha isoform X2, which translates into the protein MEGEETARAAMPRPSRLTSLQEQMIWALLESGLSRDVLVQALGELEQDRTSAGAEKGERGDGESSEEGEMDFPPPIFRELEKLSPEEAAKLRVEVDQLLQEDPWHVAKIVKSYMQQHNLPQREVVESTGLNQSHLSQHLNKGTPMKNQKRASLYSWYVKKQGEISQQFTNAKHGIASLDEQEEVKKGRRNRFKWGPASLQILFHAYERQKNPSKEEREGLVEECNRAECIQRGVSPSQLAGLGSNLVTEVRVYNWFANRRKEEAFRHKLALDTPFTNQSASSSNLNLSSPDHGVKYSQQILCDTMSSARGSGGERVGRLLVSPVQLEPSHTLLETHNHKPVSSSGPLPPVSTLTSLHSLSSSSASSQSLIMASLPSVMSLGESSLLIGLASTQPQAVPIINNVGGGFTTLQPISFQQQLQASSQLPISHLQSHMCASPFMATMTQLPCHMYSKSDSPQYHTSSLLSQTMVITDGSSLGNLTSLSTVRPILTEDPEEQTDPNLQEESLHLQPHTPVPADGLLGFFSCLTTSG
- the c3h12orf43 gene encoding protein CUSTOS isoform X3, coding for MAASVKKMVGVSDESSSSSDDEALRRCQEAVWETRAVPEKEDNNVKQSKRIVVAEHEHDGNELQVSQGFRTHVAKKLGHLLDSHISETQTKSSSCVESANCDDADGEGFRLFSTSIPGQTVEEPPALVRRRPAPSSSDSDSEMEARLREAAVSLKDLLPSLTLPSTRSPPSTEPPCSGIIKKKKIVAEGEEGHVVKKKKKRKQDQEESAQVDTASSQVNAKSNNEHGNSEQEHKQVKVKRKRKKKREGNGMEETSN